ATACGATTACAGAGCTTAAAATCCAGGAGGCTTTACACCGTTTGATGGAGGGAAGGACAAGTTTTGTCATTGCCCACAGATTGAATACAATTCAGCAAAGTGACCAAATCCTTGTACTTGATGAAGGAAGGATCATTGAAAAGGGATCCCATGAAGAATTGTTGCGGCAGAGGGGTTTTTATTACGAACTGTTTCGCAGTTCATTAAGGGGAAACCAGATTGGATGAAGAAAGAATGTGTGCCGTCAGGGCGCACATTTTTTGTGTTGGTCCCCTTATTAGGACATTAAACCTGGGGGGAAATGTAGAGTTTTCACCAAAGGCGGTTTTATTAAGAGTGAAAACACCTTGGTGGGAACAGAGAGAATTATCGACAAAATAATGGAAAATACTTTACAAATTGACTAATTTGCTATTGCTAAAAAACCTTAAGGTAACATATAATTCAGAATATATATAAAATTCTTTAAATTTAATGGGTAAGAGGAGGAATAAAGCCCTAGCCCCTTATAAATGAAGTTTTTTATAGTTGCACACCAGTTCAAAATAGAGAGGAGATGGAAAGAAATGAAAGCGCTTAAGTCAGTCTTTCTTTGGGGGATCATATCTGCGTTGGGTGCGGTGAGTTTTGGTTTCGTCGCGCTAAACCGGGGGGAAAGCATCAATGCCATGTGGATTGTCACTGCAGCACTCTGTGTTTATTCAATTGCATACCGCTTTTATAGTAAATTCATTGCACGGAAAGTGTTTGAGCTAGATGACAATCGCCAGACTCCATCGGAAGCGAATAATGATGGGAAAGATTATGTTCCTACAAACAAATGGGTGTTGTTTGGCCACCATTTTGCAGCGATTGCCGGGGCTGGCCCTCTCGTTGGTCCCATCCTTGCAGCGCAGATGGGATATCTGCCAGGGACACTATGGCTTGTAGTCGGGGTTGTATTGGCTGGTGCCGTACAGGATTTCATCATTCTTTTTGGTTCGATGCGCCGTAACGGCAAATCATTGGGAGAGATGATCAAGGAGGAAATTGGACCGATTACAGGCTTGATAGCGATGATCGGAATTCTGGGTATCATGATTATTTTATTAGCGGTACTTGCCCTGGTTGTCGTAAAGGCGCTCGTGGGAAGTCCATGGGGGATGTTCACGATTGCCTCTACCATACCAATCGCTGTGCTTATGGGCATTTACATGCGCTATATAAGGCCTGGACGGGTTGGCGAAGGATCGATTATCGGAATCATACTATTGATGCTCGCGTTATATTTCGGTCGCTTTGTATCAGAGAGCGCAACCTTGGCGCCAATGTTCACTTTCAATGGGGAAACGATTGCCATCATGTTGATTGTATACGGATTCGTTGCCTCCGTTTTGCCTGTATGGATGTTATTGGCACCGCGTGATTACTTGAGTACATTCTTGAAAATCGGTACGATCATCGGACTTGCACTTGGAATCTTTATTGTCATGCCGAGCCTTGAAATGCCTGCCGTCACTCAATTCATCGATGGAACAGGACCTGTATTTTCCGGAAACTTATTCCCTTTCCTATTCATTACGATCGCTTGTGGGGCGGTATCAGGTTTCCATGCACTCGTTTCTTCAGGAACAACTCCTAAAATGATCGAACGCGAATCCCATTCACGTCCAATCGGATACGGGGCGATGCTGACTGAATCCTTTGTAGCCATCATGGCGATGATAGCAGCTTGTGTACTGACTCCTGGTATCTATTTTGCCATTAATAGCCCGGGTGCCGTTGTGGGAACGGAGCCAGCTCAAGTGGCCGCTACGATATCCGATTGGGGTTTCATTTTGACACCTGAGATGATTACCGGCCTTGCAGATGATGTTGGGGAAGAGACCATTATATCCCGCACTGGAGGAGCTCCAACCTTTGCTATCGGCATGGCCCATATCTTTTCGCAGGTGATTGGCGGAGCGTCCCTGATGGCGTTCTGGTATCATTTCGCGATCCTGTTCGAGGCATTGTTCATATTGACCACCATTGATGCTGGAACCAGGGTAGGGCGTTTTATGATACAGGATATAATCGGGACCTTTTACAAACCTTTTGCCGAAACGAATAAATGGCTGCCCAATATTATTGCTACTGCCATTTGTGTAATCGG
This sequence is a window from Brevibacillus sp. JNUCC-41. Protein-coding genes within it:
- a CDS encoding carbon starvation CstA family protein, translated to MKALKSVFLWGIISALGAVSFGFVALNRGESINAMWIVTAALCVYSIAYRFYSKFIARKVFELDDNRQTPSEANNDGKDYVPTNKWVLFGHHFAAIAGAGPLVGPILAAQMGYLPGTLWLVVGVVLAGAVQDFIILFGSMRRNGKSLGEMIKEEIGPITGLIAMIGILGIMIILLAVLALVVVKALVGSPWGMFTIASTIPIAVLMGIYMRYIRPGRVGEGSIIGIILLMLALYFGRFVSESATLAPMFTFNGETIAIMLIVYGFVASVLPVWMLLAPRDYLSTFLKIGTIIGLALGIFIVMPSLEMPAVTQFIDGTGPVFSGNLFPFLFITIACGAVSGFHALVSSGTTPKMIERESHSRPIGYGAMLTESFVAIMAMIAACVLTPGIYFAINSPGAVVGTEPAQVAATISDWGFILTPEMITGLADDVGEETIISRTGGAPTFAIGMAHIFSQVIGGASLMAFWYHFAILFEALFILTTIDAGTRVGRFMIQDIIGTFYKPFAETNKWLPNIIATAICVIGWGYFLYQGVIDPLGGINTLWPLFGIANQMLSAIALLLGTTVLFKMGKKAYTWVTLVPTTFLLIVTMTAGWQKLFHENPAIGFLAHKDKFKAAYDNGEILAPAANLTEMKRVIVNDYVDAALCAIFMIVVITVLISAIRLWIKVLKNQKIDLHETPYVSRTS